A stretch of Henckelia pumila isolate YLH828 chromosome 4, ASM3356847v2, whole genome shotgun sequence DNA encodes these proteins:
- the LOC140862559 gene encoding uncharacterized protein, producing the protein MIRRQMLFEDVLPGTTMRIVLQVPTAESGHNDEDILKFAYEKYRDENNGVAFNLEHVWRIFKDRPMFTPQSDDHFVATKKTRTSESVASYTSSNQNVSIDLDDEDTRPMGQKATKIKGKYKVKSTLEELTLNYDNMFAKFNEYTSVKKSEVNLKQKYLKLRRLRKNLSCPMLKLRIVN; encoded by the exons ATGATCAGAAGACAGATGCTTTTTGAGGACGTGTTGCCAGGTACTACAATGAGAATCGTACTCCAGGTTCCAACAGCAGAAAG TGGTCATAATGACGAAGATATATTGAAATTTGCGTATGAAAAATATCGCGACGAAAACAATGGCGTTGCATTCAATCTTGAGCATGTGTGGAGAATTTTCAAAGATCGTCCAATGTTTACTCCACAATCCGATGATCACTTTGTGGCCACAAAGAAGACGAGGACCTCCGAGTCAGTAGCAAGCTACACATCTTCCAACCAAAATGTGAGTATAGACCTAGATGACGAAGATACTCGTCCAATGGGTCAGAAGGCAACAAAAATAAAGGGAAAATACAAAGTCAAATCGACCTTGGAGGAACTGACATTAAACTATGACAATATGTTTGCAAAGTTCAATGAGTACACAAGCGTAAAAAAGTCTGAAGTCAATCTGAAACAAAAATACTTAAAGTTGAGAAGATTAAGGAAAAATCTTTCTTGTCCAATGCTGAAGCTAAGAATCGTCAATTGA
- the LOC140862560 gene encoding uncharacterized protein — translation MGHQQSCLKQSRLMICGYDMPSLGSSVHVTILTCYMNLPYSTSSCMEMRRNFTVNGTTYTKGYYLTDGIYLEWATFIKTFPCSEDPKRKLFKKRQESPRKDVERAFGELQSRWTIVRGPTRYWYRKKLKQIILACIILHNMIVEDEGGHVTNWYNNEGGEPVQPINGSNRGFQDYLRKNSELRDTQVHHQLRDDLVEHIWEN, via the coding sequence ATGGGTCACCAACAATCGTGCTTGAAGCAGTCGCGTCTCATGATTTGTGGATATGACATGCCTTCTTTGGGGTCGTCGGTTCACGTAACGATATTAACGTGTTATATGAATCTCCCATATTCAACATCGTCTTGCATGGAAATGCGCCGAAATTTCACGGTGAACGGCACTACATATACAAAAGGTTATTATCTAACAGATGGAATATATCTCGAGTGGGCTACTTTCATTAAGACTTTTCCTTGCTCGGAGGATCCCAAGAGGAAGTTGTTTAAGAAAAGACAGGAGTCTCCAAGAAAAGATGTCGAGCGGGCATTTGGGGAGCTCCAATCTCGATGGACGATTGTTAGAGGCCCAACTCGTTATTGGTATAGGAAAAAGTTAAAACAAATCATATTAGCTTGCATTATTTTGCATAACATGATTGTTGAGGATGAGGGAGGTCACGTGACAAATTGGTACAACAATGAAGGTGGCGAACCCGTACAACCTATTAATGGCTCAAACCGAGGATTTCAGGATTATCTTCGGAAAAATTCTGAGCTACGTGACACTCAAGTTCATCACCAACTTCGCGACGACTTAGTGGAGCATATCTGGGAGAATTGA
- the LOC140864934 gene encoding uncharacterized protein isoform X2, translating to MAWRGSFSRSFISRARASAFRSSPPLASSRRVRPPSLQPRRFSFSNPRTLGELGCTQSLMPLHNVMAGARLTSHLAANVRACCELYNGRNGKDG from the exons ATGGCTTGGCGTGGTTCGTTTTCCAGATCTTTCATCTCCAGGGCCAGGGCTTCCGCCTTCCGCTCGTCGCCGCCGCTCGCATCCTCTCGACGAGTTCGCCCGCCATCCCTCCAACCCCGCCGCTTTTCGTTTTCCAATCCCAG GACATTGGGGGAACTGGGATGCACTCAATCGCTGATGCCACTGCATAATGTAATGGCCGGAGCACGGCTGACATCTCACTTGGCAGCCAATGTGCGGGCGTGCTGTGAGCTGTACAATG gGAGGAATGGAAAAGATGGGTGA
- the LOC140864934 gene encoding uncharacterized protein isoform X1 — protein MAWRGSFSRSFISRARASAFRSSPPLASSRRVRPPSLQPRRFSFSNPRTLGELGCTQSLMPLHNVMAGARLTSHLAANVRACCELYNGTFCRTCQDR, from the exons ATGGCTTGGCGTGGTTCGTTTTCCAGATCTTTCATCTCCAGGGCCAGGGCTTCCGCCTTCCGCTCGTCGCCGCCGCTCGCATCCTCTCGACGAGTTCGCCCGCCATCCCTCCAACCCCGCCGCTTTTCGTTTTCCAATCCCAG GACATTGGGGGAACTGGGATGCACTCAATCGCTGATGCCACTGCATAATGTAATGGCCGGAGCACGGCTGACATCTCACTTGGCAGCCAATGTGCGGGCGTGCTGTGAGCTGTACAATGGTACCTTCTGCCGTACTTGTCAGGATCGCTAG
- the LOC140866643 gene encoding putative late blight resistance protein homolog R1B-14 — protein MKMKNRDNADSSPVNVHSSTVVKNITGNTVVVGFDDDDLDTIKERMYEDSAKLQIIPIVGMGGIGKTTLARRAYEHSLLAQYFDICAWTTMSQEYQKRDVLLELLQHLNKQDNNQRSNATDAQLVKQVYQNLFGRRYLIVIDDIWSTKAWDDLKMIFPVDGSNGSRILLTTRLLDVAIHAGSFGTHELHQMDFLNEDQSWKLLRGRIFGQECCPLHLVEIGKKIARNCGGLPLTIVVVAGLLLSNGNILKQEMWESILGNISSTEPTIALHCSKILCLSYDRLPLRLKPCFLYIAAFPEDSKIDVSKLIRLWVAEGFLKPSDGCKSLEDIGEGYLEDLICRSLILVSKKGPDGKLKTVEIHDMLRDICITKAEEEGFLHRFSSKPNSQKNVLVNPGHRISIHLSGTFKQWQVQGSSVHSVIIFPERNLETKLYLSCRRINILDAPWVTLPNFSNDISSLVRLRYLAFALDSKSCPRGFPDSISKLCNLQTIVTGGVYHNRLEINYKIWSKRSLRHLIINTPFHLLCPSNGETIGESNLQTLEKVIDFRFTEESIKIFKNLKRLKIVRRLHKYDDLYLDNLFRFQKLEELEVKLHFYSNDSRIWNHAFPVSLKKLSLKGIYFLWENMTIIGSLPNLQVLKIINIRHFTDDHEYEEWKPVEGQFLQLKYFHSSLDYVVKWEVEKEHFPSLESLRLMRAWSLHEIPCGIGEIDTLQLIELRKCRISLVNSAKLLQKQQHENGNIPFQLRIVNGTVPDSH, from the coding sequence ATGAAGATGAAAAACAGAGACAATGCAGATTCTTCTCCTGTTAATGTTCATTCATCCACAGTAGTCAAAAATATCACTGGAAACACGGTGGTCGTGGGATTCGATGATGATGATCTGGATACTATCAAAGAACGCATGTATGAAGATTCTGCTAAACTCCAAATCATCCCTATTGTTGGGATGGGAGGAATCGGGAAGACTACTCTAGCTAGAAGAGCTTACGAGCATTCACTCTTGGCTCAGTACTTCGACATCTGTGCCTGGACAACTATGTCTCAAGAGTATCAAAAGAGAGATGTTCTTTTAGAGCTTCTTCAGCACTTGAACAAACAAGACAACAATCAACGATCCAATGCGACCGATGCCCAATTGGTAAAGCAAGTCTATCAAAATCTTTTCGGTAGGCGATATCTCATCGTGATCGATGATATATGGAGTACCAAGGCTTGGGATGACTTGAAGATGATATTTCCAGTGGATGGTAGTAATGGAAGTCGGATCTTGTTGACTACTAGGCTATTAGATGTGGCAATTCATGCAGGATCTTTTGGTACTCATGAACTTCATCAAATGGACTTTTTGAATGAAGATCAAAGTTGGAAGCTACTTCGGGGAAGGATTTTCGGACAAGAATGTTGTCCTCTCCACCTAGTGGAAATTGGGAAGAAGATTGCGAGAAATTGTGGGGGGCTTCCACTCACAATTGTAGTGGTTGCAGGACTACTCCTCTCTAATggaaacatcttgaaacaagaAATGTGGGAAAGTATTTTGGGAAATATAAGTTCAACAGAGCCCACAATTGCACTGCATTGCTCAAAGATACTATGTCTGAGTTATGATCGGTTGCCTCTCCGACTAAAGCCATGCTTCCTCTACATTGCAGCTTTTCCAGAAGACTCTAAAATCGATGTTTCAAAGCTAATCAGGTTATGGGTTGCAGAGGGATTTCTGAAACCAAGTGATGGATGTAAAAGCTTGGAAGATATAGGAGAGGGGTATTTGGAGGATCTCATATGTAGAAGTTTGATATTAGTGAGCAAGAAAGGGCCAGACGGAAAACTCAAAACTGTTGAAATCCATGATATGTTGAGAGATATTTGTATAACAAAAGCAGAAGAAGAAGGTTTTCTCCATCGTTTTTCATCCAAACCAAATTCCCAAAAAAATGTCCTAGTGAATCCAGGTCATCGCATCAGCATTCATTTATCAGGGACTTTTAAGCAATGGCAAGTACAAGGTTCGAGTGTACATTCAGTTATCATTTTCCCTGAGAGAAATTTGGaaacaaaattatatttaagttGTAGGAGGATCAATATCTTGGATGCACCCTGGGTGACTTTGCCGAATTTCTCAAATGATATCTCATCACTTGTCAGATTAAGGTACCTTGCTTTTGCCTTGGACTCCAAATCATGCCCCCGTGGATTTCCCGACTCGATATCCAAACTTTGTAATCTCCAAACTATAGTTACTGGCGGAGTTTACCACAATAGATTGGAGATAAACTACAAAATTTGGTCGAAGCGAAGTTTAAGGCATCTGATCATCAACACCCCTTTCCATTTGTTATGTCCATCTAATGGAGAAACCATTGGTGAAAGTAATCTACAAACACTTGAGAAAGTGATTGATTTTAGATTCACCGAGGAGTCCATCAAGATATTCAAGAATCTGAAAAGACTGAAAATTGTTAGAAGGCTTCATAAATATGATGATTTATATCTTGACAATCTTTTCCGTTTTCAAAAACTCGAAGAATTAGAAGTCAAACTGCATTTCTACTCCAATGATTCAAGGATATGGAATCATGCTTTTCCAGTCAGTCTTAAGAAGTTATCTCTAAAAGGAATTTATTTCCTTTGGGAAAATATGACCATAATCGGGTCTCTCCCAAATCTTCAAGTGCTCAAGATAATAAACATTCGTCATTTCActgatgatcatgaatatgaagAGTGGAAGCCAGTGGAAGGCCAATTTCTTCAGCTTAAGTACTTTCACTCGTCGTTGGATTATGTGGTGAAGTGGGAAGTGGAAAAGGAGCACTTCCCAAGCCTCGAAAGCTTGAGGCTCATGCGTGCATGGAGTCTTCATGAGATTCCTTGTGGAATAGGAGAAATAGATACACTTCAACTCATTGAGTTACGCAAATGTCGCATTTCATTGGTGAATTCGGCAAAGCTACTACAGAAGCAGCAACATGAAAATGGAAACATTCCTTTTCAACTTCGTATCGTGAATGGTACTGTCCCTGATTCCCATTAA